Below is a genomic region from Serratia sarumanii.
TTTGTCGTCTGGTGTCAGGCCTATGACGGTACGCAGGTCACAATACTGAGCGAAATCGCGGCCTAGGACATAACGGGAAAAATAGGCAAAGAGATCTTCGATTTTATCGATAATCACAGTTAACTCCGGGACAGATAGTCGTGATAGAAAGCGCGCCACCAGGTTGTTCCAGCTTCAAGACCGTCAGTGGCCAGCTGGCCTTTTATACGTGCGGGATGTAACACCAACGCGAGATGTTGCCAGCGCTCCGCTGCAGTTTGTCGACCTTCCTCATCCAGTTTGCTCAGAGCCTGGGCGAACGCTTGCGGGTGTGTGGTGCCCCAAGCTTGTTTGACGGGACTGTCGTGGGTTGTCAGCCAGTCCAGTAACGCTTGTGCGTCGCTGCGATATTCATCGTCGGTGGAAGATAACGCCTGCACGATAGCTCGCTGCAGATGATTTGCATCTTCCGGAGCCAAAGCAGGCAGATAAACCATCACACCCGCTTCGGCAGAAACAGAGTCGAGTTTTTGCCAGGCTTCGCAAATTGGATCTGCGACCCCCAGGTTGTCTTGGGCAGTATTCAATGGATTGGTGTCCCTAAACACGACCCTGTTATGTGGGGATGAATAACCGCAATAGTCACAACTATGACCGCCACGGCGAGCCTGATCATCCAATATGCCGCGCTGCGCAGGCGTGAGAGCATGCCCGGTAACTCGCCGGGAGATGGAGAAAATAAGCATGAATTTTTCCAGAGATCCTGGTAGCAGGAAGGCCATCCCGAATGGGATGGCCTGGTACAATTAACCAGCAGTTACTGGCTGCATTCCCAACTGTTTCTGACTGCGGTTTGCGACCTGGTCAAGTGCCAATAATGCAGCGCCGGCTATAATTGCAATCATGATGTGAGAAACTTTAATCTGAGGGTTATTCTTCTTAGATATCATCATGATAATTCCGGAAGCTATTAAAATAAGGCCGATCACACCGCTAGATTTAACAAAGGGGTCTTTCAGTGAAATTATCCCGTTAAGGACGTTTGTGATTGAGTCGGCAATATCATCGTCTGCATGAGCCAGCGGGGCAACGACCATGCTAACCACAGCGGCCAGAATACTGGCGATATGTCGACGAATGGCATCGGCCACCATATAGATTTTGACTGCCGCGTGCAGGGGAGCATTTTTCAGGGTTTTCAGAACGTTCATTTCTACCTCGTAGTTTTACCAATGGATATTAAGAGTGTTTTGCAGTGCATCGAGTACACGCGGATTGGCGGCGAGCATAGTGCCGATGATCAGGCGCTTTGCGCCGCTAACAACGTCATCACCGGCACTGAGCCCGGTGTGGCCGTCTTTCTGTGAACGCCGCAGGCGCAAAAGCCCCTGAAGCGCGTAAATCACGCCGACCAGTTGTAACAAGGTCAGGGTTGCGTTGATGGCCGTGGCGGCCGGGCCGTATTTTCCTTCGGAGACATAGGCGATGGCGCCAAAGGTCACGCTACCGAGTGCCATCTGGTTCGATGTAGCGTTCATCACCTGGTGAAGGGCGATAGTGGCTCCGCACATCACGACAACGGTGACAATTTTGCCGGCGCCGTCCTGTACCTGCCCGCGTCGGGCTTTGCCGGCGATGCTGCTCAAGTGCATGGCCATCATGACCAACCCACCAACTAAACCGATCGCCAGCACCAGGCGAATACCGACGTCTGTCACATTGTTGACTGCGTTGGCCAGCATCTGGACCAAATCCATAGCGTTCCTTACCGAATGGTTCCGGCGGAGGTGATCACCTCACGTTTTTCAGTATCGATACGCAGTACTGTTGCGCGCCCCAGGGCATCGCCTGGTCGTAATGCCCAACTACTCCCCTGATAAGTCACCCAAGCCAGGTCCGGATACAGACTGGTTATCGAGGCTCCTTTGAGGCTGTGGTTCGCGTTTGAGCGACGTGAGGCAGTATTTCCGGTTGGCTTAGCGGTAGGCATAACCGCAGCAGGTTGGGGCTGTCTTACAGCTTGTGCAGCAACTTGCTGCTCAAGAGCACGCAAGCGCTGATCCAGTGATTTGAGACCTTCTCGATTATCGCGAGCGTATACCCACACGTTGTCTAAAGCTTGTGCCGTTGCCTGCTGCGCATTGTCCTCGACGTTAGTTAGCGATGAGGTTTCACCGACAGGTTCAAGTTCGCGATCTGCTGATTCGATATGCACTCCTGCTTGGGGGGACCGGGGTGCTGCTGGCGCTGGAGTTGGAGCTGGCGTGGGCTGTATTGGTGTCTCTTGAGTCACGAATTGGGTGCTGCCGCTACTACCACTGGACTGTGGTGTGTTGCGTAGCACACCATAGGTGATGATGGCTAACAGCGTGATTATTAGGGCGATCATCTGAAGACGTGTAACTTTTAAGCCTAAGGGCAATGTGATCAGCCGTGGTTCTGATGGCTTACGAACGATCGAAGTCTCTGCCTCGATTGGTTCATCCAGTTGCTCGTCCGGGGGGGGGTTATTCAGGTCGAAATGAGACTTAGACATTAACGCTCTCCTGCGAGGGATGTGGTAATAGCATCCCGATTGATGCGATCGCTGGCGTATACGCCTTTCATGAAATGAATCGCGATGGTTTGGTTTTTGAAGACTTTCACCTGTTTGACCGGTAGCCGTGCCGCGTCGGCCGCCATCACCTGCCCGGCTTGAGTACCGATACCGCCGGCGACGGTGCCCGCGAGGGCTGAACCTTTCACCTGTCCTGTACCGCCGCTGATGGTGCCGGCATTGGTGGCAAGGATTTGGGTATTTTGCTGTTCGTACAGCTGACCGGCTTTCCCTATGCCCATGGCCAATGCAGGCAGCAAGATGCGACTGACGTACCGATTATTGACGTCGCTGGCGACGGTAGATTGCAGGGTGTCGTCCTGCAGCGCGTAGGCATCAACCTGGTAGTCGACGCCATTAAGCGTCATACGAGTGAAGTGGATCACGACACCATCGCCAGCCAACTGTATGCCCTTAGCGGTGAATTCTGCGCCGGCAAACTGACCGGCGGGTATGTGGGCCAGCACCAGTGAGTTGAGGTTGTCAGAATCGATGGCATTGTCGACCACCGCCGGGCGGCGAGTGTTTGGCGGCACAATGACGGCATCACCAGATGTACGAGCTGAGGAAGGGATTTCCGCGGATACAGTTGCCTCTCTTCCTGGCAGGCTCTGTGACCACTGACTGAAAGCGTTATTGCCGTTCCCTGGTTCGTGTTCCCCTGCAGCTGGTGCCTGCCCAAAGGTGCCAGCTAACTGCATGTTTCCCGGTCGCCAGCGATCATTGAGTAGCTTCAGATAGCTTTTTAACGCTGCTTTTTGATCCTCTTGGATGGCTCCGCCAGACTGCGGAACTGAGGTAGTGTCGGTTTCCGCGGTTGTTTTAAGGGCTACCGGCGGAGGCGGCTCATTTGGTGTTTCGATTTGCACATCACTCATGCGTAATGAAGCGATAAAACTACCATCGCTGGCAGCTGCCGCTTCTGAACCAATACGGTTACCCGTTTTGATCAACTGCTGATATTGCGCAGTTTCCTGAGAGGTAACCGGCGCGCTATTGGCCAGGTTGTTAATAGCGTATTGCGATGGGGTCGGCGCCGGTTGGTGCAAATAGCCCCAGCCCACAAATAACAGCGCGAGCAGGCCGATACCTCCGGATAACAGCAGGAGCAGGCTTTTTTTGCCGTCACTCGCCGCATCTTTTTCGATGGCCATAAGGTTACTCCAGATTGATGGTCAGTGGTGTATTGCGGCCCTGCACAGAGAACACCACCTCCGGAGTGAGCGGCAGTTTCCACACATGGGTGCCGTCAGCCGCGGAAGAGGTTTCAACAAATGCATCGCGTAATTCGCTTCGTGAGCGGATATAGAGGTCGTCTCCCATCTGCCAAACGGCAGTCAACGGAACTCCACCGCCAGTTTTGAGATGACGGGCGCCATCGGGCGGGACGCCGTCCAGAAACGCCTGCAGCGTAGGATTATCGAGGCTGATTTTCTCGCGTGCGATCGGCAGGGCTTTTGCCGATGGTCCGCGAAGAGGGATCCTCAGGTTTAGACTGCTGTCGGTGATCTGGGCCCTGCCGGCGTTGTCCGGTTCGCCACTGGTCAGTGCTATGACGACGGGAACCGGTAATCCCTTCAGGTAGACCGTTACGCTGCCGGTGTCGTAAGCGCGCCGGGCCTGAACGGACATAGCTGGGCTGTCGGGAATGTAATTCACTTCAAAACCAGCGTTGTTGCCATTAAGAGGTGGTGCTGCAATCGGCCACGGCGCCCCGGTTTCGTCTGTAAACGAAACAGAGCTCGGGAAATTCGGTAGGGCGCGGAGCATCGGCAATGAGGCACCTGGCGACAGGTTGACTGTCAGAGAGCTAACCCGTGGTACCGCTGTTACCGGTGAACGGCTTTCACTGCGTTGAAGTTGGTCAAAAGTATTACGTAGGCTGTCCACCTCGCGTGGTGAGAGCGGCGCCATTTGCTTTTGGGCATAATCCAGCGCCGGCAAAGGCAGCGGTGGCGAGCCATCCTCCGGTAAGGACGTTGTTGGCTCAGGTGTTGTTGTTACGGGGACATGTTGCGGGGCATTGACAGGTGCCTCGCTCAACGTTTGTGCCGGTTTCCAGGCGGGGGCAGGCGCAACTTCGGTTGTAGCCGCGCCTGCTGCTTGCGCCAGGGTCAGCAGAAGCAAACCGGTCAGAGGGGTTTTCATGTTATTTAGCCTCGAAAGTAATGAGCTGGGACACTTCCATGCCGGTGTGTTTAAGACGGGGGTCGGTACGCTGGATAAGCAGTGACATCACAAATGACTGTTCGGGCAACGATGTCACTTGGCCGGTGAGCTTGAGTTTTATCGGATATTGGATCTTCCAGGCATAAATGCCGTTCTCGAGCGTTCCTTTGCTAACCACTACGCCGGGGGAGGTCATAATCGACATGTTCATCTTTTTGTCTTTCACTGCAGTCAAAACGTTGGAGGTGGTCAGGGCGGTGTAATAACTGCGGAATCCATCGTCTGAGAAACGTGCCTGTAGCGCATTCATCTGGCTGCGATAATGCACAAAATCGAGCGTAAATGCCTCACGCAATACCTGTGCGCCAAAGTCGGTCACGTTGATATCGCTATAGGCCGGTTGATCAGTGGGATAAAGCGGCGTGATCTGCCCATCCTGTGTGGCGAAATACTTCACTGGAGGGTGTAAGGCGACATACGCCAGTATGGCGATAATAAACGCACATACGACGAGAGTGACGCTTTGCCACAAGTTAACCGCCAGAGAACGACGGGCAAAATCGGCGTTGAGCTGACTGGCAATATGCTGCGCCACGGCAGCTGCGTAGGGCGCTTCACCTGCAGAAGCAGGCGGGGTAACTGGCTTTTTCATGGTGACTGTCCACGGGTGAACCCCGTCGCAGGTGAACTGGACGGGGGATCGCGTTTATGGCTGAACATCGCGCGAATGCGCGGTGGATTATCGGGAGAAAATATACCCATCGGAATTGCCGCTGTTGCCGGCCGATGTTGGCGCGACAGTAGCAGACTGGCTGTAGGTGGTTGGCGTGTAGGTTGGCGCCGCGTTCATCGAACGGGTTGTCACCAAACCGCCAGTTTGGGACGACAGGTCACCCCATGGGTCTATTTTACTGGGTATATAAGATTGGATCTTGTCACGTACCGCGCGGCAAACTTTGTCCTTGATGCCATTGAGGATCCCACTGAGATCACCAAATGTCGGTACTGTTATGGCCGTGCTGATACTACCCAGGCATTGCTGCAAGCCACCGGATACCTGGTTTTCACGCTGCGACCAGGCCTCGGCAGCTTTACGATCTCTTTCATAGCCCGCTTGCGCACCCACCTGCGCGGCAGATACCGCCCGACAGTTGGCGGCGTGCGCCGATAGAGAAACATTGCCAATTAATAATGCGACCAGGAAAAGTTGACGGATCATGAGAGCTCCTATGCCCCTGGGCGAGGGAATGCGGTTGCGGGTTTGACTGTATTCTCCGGCACGTCGTCCCGGCGCTGCGGGGTGTGCGCCGGAGGCGTGTACTCGCGCGTGAACCCCAATTGTTTATGCAGCGCCGGCGGGCACTTTGCCGGCTCAACGAGAGGGGCATACAACCGCTCTTTTTCGCCTTTGAGATTGAACACAAAAGCGTTGCTAGCACCTTCCTCATTGTTGATGGCATTACCATGACCGATCGGTGTTAGGCCTTCAGGAGTGATAATGTTGAGCGTCAAATAGCGATGACCATTGGTATGAGTACAAAGTTTGCCGAGTACTGGGTGATATGCATCCTGATATTTCACCATTCCCTGTACATAGTCGCCGAGCCCTTTGATCAGAAGCAATTTGAGTTGTTTCTCCGCATCCAGTGTTTTAATTAGCGCGGTGCCTGCATCCTGGGTGTGGGCCGGTAGAGGTGTAACTGCAGGACGTGTTGACGGAGGTTCGGTACCTTCCCCATTAGGTTTTAACCAGACCAGTCCGTGCTGCAGTGTTGGCATTGGAGGAATAGGCAGTTTTGCCTCGGTTGCCAGCTGGATCACCTGTTGCTGCAGTGCGTGATAATGCGTCATATCATAAGCATGCAGCGCCGCCGGCGGCGCCAACTGCTGTTCGTTCCGAACTAATAATGAGGGGTCGATAGCCGGCTTTATTTCCCAATGGTTGCGGTGCGTGGTGATCTGCTCCGTTTGTTCTACGCCGTGTTTGTCTACCACTACCTTCCCTTGTGGGTCTCGCATTTTTGCCTCTACGGTGACCTCTTTGCGGCCGAGCCAGGTTAGCGTGACGATATCGCCTTTGGTCAAGCCACTCTCCGGTACTACCCGAGACAGTTCTTTGCCCCAGACAAACTTCTCTCCGTCTGCTGTACGCAGTTTGATGTAGTAACTATTACTCTCAGAGTTATCGAAGTTGTACTTGGCCTGTCCATGATCGAGTAATGTGCCGGTCAATCCCGCTTCGCCTTCAGCACGACTGGCATTTTGCGCCGCCTCTTGTGGCAGCGATACCGGTTGAAGCTCTGGCGGCAAGGCGTTTGCTGATTGCATCGAAACGGAGGATTTATTGGGTTCCGCTGCTTCAGGGACAATCGCGGATATCGGTGATCCCGCCGGTGACGGTTTGTCAGCGGGGGCGGGTTCGTCGGTGAGGCGCTGCCTTGCTTCCTCAAGCATCACCTGCTGCTGGGCGTTCTTCATTTTGAGGTCGAGGTTGTATTCCGCAATCAATGTGATGGCACGTTGTTTGAATTCGTCGCTGCCGGTGAGTTCAATACGACCACGGTACTGCTCTCGCGCAACCAACAGAGCACTCAGGATCATGGCGTCGTTCTGGCTGGCTTGGGCAGTCGCCATCAACAAGCGATCACCGTGGTCAACAAACGCCGCTTCGCCGGCAAAAAGATATTTCACTGAACGACCGTCTGCTGCCATTTCATGAGTGATCTGTTGCATTAAGGCATCCAGATCTAATGGTTTCGCCGCGCGCGTCTGGCTACCAATAGGCGTCTCAATGTGGATACCGTCGACTTCTGCAGAAGATGAAGTTGGATCAGCCTGTTCTTTTTCTACTGCAGGTCGCGGCGCCAGCCGACTGGCAAAAGAAACGGGTTTCTCCGGTACGGAGTCTTCTGCCTCCGAGCTGGAAATAGGTGCAAAAGCTGTCGGATTTACAGGTTCTTTGTGATCTCTAGATGCGGGCTGCTCATCTACAGAAGGAGGAGATGGAATAACGATAGGGGCAATTTCTGCCGTTTTTGATTTTTCTATAAGAGCCTCATTCTCCATGACGGCGTCTGCTATATGGCTGTAGTCGGTGAACTCGTTTGGCACATTGGCAGTGACGTGATCGGGCAATACCTGATCTGATGCTGATTCAACGACGTTAGGTGTAGGTTCAGAAGGTTCATCGGTAAGCACTGGCGGAATAGCTACGATTTCTGTGTCGTTAGCCACATGATCTGGTTCCGGGTTGGTCATCTCTGGTACGACCGGAGTATTTGGCATGGTTGCCTCTTGTTGATGAGTTGGTTTTAGCATTGCCTGCACCGGGGATAGCTGTTCGCTCAGTGCCGCCAGTCCGTGAGTAATATGTAGATCATTGAAGTCCGTTAGCTCCTGCCGGCGTTCCTCCGGGCTGAACGTTGGTAATAGAACCATGCCACCGGTTAGTGCCGCGGCTTCTTCTGCTTTTTCTTTTCCTGGATTTCCCGGACGTTTCGGCTTAGGCAAGTCGTCATCTGCTAAAAAAATCATGGGACTATCGGGGTATTTATTTTTCAGCGCGCCAGCGACTTTAACCAAGTTGCCGGAGTCGACGGTCATTACCACTGGGTGATGCAGTGCCATTGCGCCGCTGGCTGCGGTGGCGTATCCCTCTGCCATAACAATGGGGGAGCCATTCTTAAGCGTACCGCCGACGACGAAGAAACATTCCTCTTTCTGACCGTTTTTGGTCAACATCTTGGCGCCGTCCGGCTTTATGGTTTGAAGAGAACGAATCTCACCGTCGACGTTGCACAGGGGAATTTTCAGGTTACCTTGGCGATCGAGGCGCACTCCCGAAGATGCTTTGACCATTTTTCGTTGAAGATAAGGGTGATCATGGCTGGCCTGTGAGAGTTGTGCGTAAATGCGACTCTGGGTTTTAGCGACAACATTTTGTTCGTTTTTTATTTCTTCGTTACGCTTGTAGCGTTCTTGTGCTGCCAGCGCTTTTTGATGCGCCAGAACGGCCGGATCGGGTTTTTCCGTAGCCAATGACCAAGTGTGCCTCATTCCTCCGTCTCTGTGGTCGGCGAACCATCCGTTAATAAAACCGTTGAGGTGACCAACGTACACACCGGATTTTTTTCCCGGCTTGTCGTCCTGCATAGCAATTCGGTGTGTCTTGCCATCCATTTCCAGCATGTTTCGTCTATCAAAGACGCCGCCTAGAGACTCAATAAAATCTTGGAACTCCCTTTTTGCATCACCTTGCTTTTCAGGTTTGGCCAGTGTGGGATCGATGCGCCACTTAGCGAGTTTGCTGAGGTCAGCCCCAGGGTTGGCATACCAGGATTTAGCTTCGTTATCGAAGGTGAGGGCGTTGCCCCCATCCGGAAGTTTTCCCGCTGCGCGAAACGCTTCTTTGCGTTGTTCAACGGGGATCACCAAATAGGTGGGTTCGGTAGCTATCATGAGGTTTCCTTACTTATTCGAAAAACTTGCGATACCACCAGGGACGGCCGGTAACTGAGGTTCCGCGGAGTAGGTGGTGGAGACGCTGAAACAACACCGTTGGGGTTAATCCGAACAGGGACAAAATTTTGTAAATGCCGAGTGCGAGCAGGCAGAACATGAAAGTCATCATGGATGGCCAAATGGCGCAAAGCAGGAACAACAGGTACACCAGAACGGGAATACCGAGGATCGTTGCCGGCCGACCGCTGTCGAGCCAGGGTGAGTAGTCTTTCCCACCGCTGTCGATCCAGGGGGAATTGTTTTTGCTCATGAACCCTCCTTGTTTCTCGCAGTAAACAGCGGATAGCCCATGACCTGTTTCGCGGTCTCTTCATCAACACGCCCGGCGGTAAACAGTCGCCATGTGTGGTCAACAATGCGATGTTCCCGCGCAGCAAGTTCACCGTTAATCATTTCTGGCCAGCGCGAGTAGTGAACTTCACCCAATTTTCGGCGCCATGCTTCATCAAGCAGAACGTATTCCCGAACCGCTTGGCGTTTACCGTCGGTGGTCGGCAGCAAACGCTGAACGATCAGGAAACGTAATGCATCGAGAAGGTCGAAGGCGACTTGCTCGCGAGCATCGGCCGGCGCCATTAGGATGCATCGAGAAAATGCATGGCCAGGAGAAAATGCGTGCAAAGTGCTGAGTGTCAGGTGACCGGACTGGGCGCACGCTACTGCTGCTTGCAAAGTCTCCAGGTCACGAATTTCACCAACCCCGATAAGGGTCGGTGCCTGGCGTAATGAGAGACGGAGCCCGTGGGCAAAACTTGGAACGTCCCGGCCGATTTCCGACTGCTGGGGTCGTAGCTGCCAGGTAGGCCCACCGAAAAGGTATTCGACCGGATCTTCGTAGGTCACCAATTTCCCGTGCGGGTGAGTTTCTCCGTAGTGCTGATATATCGACGCCAACAGGGTTGATTTACCTGAGCCGGTCACGCCACAAACCAAACCGAGGCCATCGAGGGGCAACAGGTTTTGGCGCAGGTCGTCTTCCAATCCCAGGCTGTCCAATGGGGGGATGGCGGTTGGAATGACACGCAGCGTCACTGCCATAGCGGTATTAAGCGCGCCAATCGAAGCCTGAATGAAGTTGCTGCGAAAACGGACGCGCTCCCCGCGCGCCAGCCCGTACCGGCCAGTATTGTCACCTTCGAGCTGTAATGGCCGATCTGCGCCTTGGCCGCTTTGCACCATGGCCTTGATATCAGGTGTATAGATACTGTCGATCAGGTGTAACAGTTTGGCGTGATCCAGCGGGAACTGACTGGCGGTAACCTTACGGCCATGATGATCCACGACGATTTTGCTGCCGCTTTGCAGATGGATATCGGAAACTTTATGGCGGTAACAATGGATGAAAAATTCACGGAGTCTGTCGGGGGTAAGCCCCCCGCTGAAGTCAAAATCGGTGAGGGCTATCATCAATGCTCCTGTTTTATTGTCGGGTGTTAACCGTTGGCTTCCAGCGCTTTTTATCCAGCTCGAATCCAGCGTGCTGTTTGAGCTCACGGGTACGATCACCGATCGTCACCTTGTCGCGGGAACCCGTGACTGTCTGCAGCTGTTCACTGACGACCGGCGGGGTAATGATCCCTTGCTGTAGCAGCGTGGTGTAACGCAACATGCCGGTGTAATCGCGCGTCAGGCGGTTGAAATTGCTCTCGAGCGTGCGATCAGCGCTCTCGCGCCCGTCCTGCCAACCTTTTTCTACCGCCGCGCGCCACACCGCTTCTTCATTTCCGTTCTTTGGGCGGATGTCAGTGGGAATATCAGTATTGATAGTCAACCCAGCCAGCAAATACTGTCGCCAGGTGGGCGGATTACTGACGAACCTTTCAGGGAGCAGGATGCTGTAAGTCTTATTTGCTGTGCGAATCTGCCTGTCAGTAATGTGTGCCAACGATTCTGAAGCAACTATGACCGGCGGTAACCAACCCTGACGGCTAATCAGTGGTGCGAAGGTGTACATTCTGTTCAGTGCGTCGTTTTGGGCGTTTAAAGCTTGCTGCAGCTCCCAGGCGCGCTGCGCTTTGCCGCCGCGGAACCCCACGGTCTGCCCAGCTTCGTTCATCAGCTGCCAGAGAGTGTCGTTCAATCCATGTTTATCCGGTGCCTTTGGCGACAAGTAAGCCCCGATATCTGGGGGCGGGCCCCCTTCCAGAACGGCCGCACCGGCCGCCGTGCTGAGCAACCCCAGCCCGAGGGCAAGAGCGAGTTTTTTCATGCTGGCATTCCTTTTTTAAGGGGCAACATAAAGAACAGACGCAGCTCATGCGATTGCTGTTCAAGCTGTGCCCGCCAGTCTATTTGCGTTCGCACAAGGCGGAGTACTTGTTCGAAGGTGACGTCGCTGGCATGCAATGTGAGTGGCAACGGAAGTCGCACGCCGGTATAGGCGAATGACAAGCCGCGCATGTGAGCCAGTTGGCTGAGCAGTTCGATGGCATCACCATCCCAATCGACAGTAATGCGTTGTGAATTGGCGGTGATCTTGGGTGTGAATAAAACTGGGCGCACTTGGTTCAGCGCCTCAGATTGATAGAGCGTCGCTGTGATGTTCTGGATTGACTGCGCCGCGGGAGTGACGGCCGCTGTTGGAGTGACAATAGAGTGCGGCGCTGGCGTACAGACGCAGCCGCTTAAACCGAACAGGGCGGCGATCATAGGTAAACGTTTCATGAGAGGATGTCCTGCGAGATATGAATTATTGATAGCTGAGAACGTTAAACTGGCCCGGCCCGCAGCTATGAGCTGGTAAAGGGTTGGAGATCACGTTGTAGCTTGCACCCGCCGGAACGGCGAAGGTAATGGAAGTTTGTTTCGCCCATTGGACGTTATTGTTAATGCTGCTGGCAACATTCATGCCGTTTACGGTTGCCTCTAAAGCATAAGTGTTAATGCAACTGCCATCCTCAACATCCCATCGTTTGGGCGATTGGCCCCCGCTCGCGATGATCCAAAGCGTCGATGCCCCTTGGTTCGAGCCAGAGAAAATACCTTCGTGATAGCCCAGACTTTGATAAGCACCGTTGCTTTTCCCTGTGCCGCGCCAGACACCGTTTTGACAGACAAGCAGACCTCCGTCAGGCATGCGGCCAACCAAGCCATTTGGCCAACAACCGGTGTTCTCTTGTGCTTGGCCATCAAGCTGTAGATATTCGCCTACTGAGGCTCGT
It encodes:
- a CDS encoding DotD/TraH family lipoprotein (Members of this family include DotD of type IVB secretion systems and TraH of plasmid conjugative plasmid systems, both lipoproteins.), which gives rise to MKRLPMIAALFGLSGCVCTPAPHSIVTPTAAVTPAAQSIQNITATLYQSEALNQVRPVLFTPKITANSQRITVDWDGDAIELLSQLAHMRGLSFAYTGVRLPLPLTLHASDVTFEQVLRLVRTQIDWRAQLEQQSHELRLFFMLPLKKGMPA